A genomic segment from Nicotiana sylvestris chromosome 1, ASM39365v2, whole genome shotgun sequence encodes:
- the LOC104247475 gene encoding 24-methylenesterol C-methyltransferase 2, translated as MDSLTLICTAALLAAGGLYWFVCILGSAEVKGKRAVQLSGGSIEKENVQDNYKQYWSFFRRPKEIETADKVPAFVDTFYNLVTDIYEWGWGQSFHFSPSIPGKSHREATRIHEEMAVDLIGVKPGARILDAGCGVGGPMRAIAAHSRANVVGITINEYQVKRARMHNKKAGLDSLCEVVCGNFLQMPFPDNSFDGAYSIEATCHAPKLEEVYKEIYRVMKPGSLYVSYEWVTTELYRPEDPEHVEIIHGIERGDALPGLRSYKDIAEVAKKVGFEVVKEKDLARPPSNPWWTRLKMGRIAYWRNHILVTILAFLGIAPKGTVDVHEMLFVTADYLSKGGEKGIFSPMHMILCRKPEE; from the coding sequence ATGGACTCTCTCACTCTCATTTGTACCGCCGCTCTTCTAGCTGCCGGTGGACTTTACTGGTTCGTTTGCATCCTTGGCTCCGCCGAGGTTAAAGGTAAACGCGCCGTCCAACTTTCCGGCGGGTCCATCGAGAAAGAGAATGTCCAAGACAATTATAAACAATACTGGTCTTTCTTCCGCCGCCCTAAAGAAATCGAAACCGCCGATAAAGTCCCGGCTTTCGTCGATACGTTCTATAATCTAGTTACTGATATTTACGAATGGGGTTGGGGTCAGTCTTTTCACTTTTCCCCTTCTATCCCTGGGAAATCTCACCGTGAAGCCACACGTATTCACGAAGAAATGGCTGTAGATCTAATAGGTGTTAAGCCTGGGGCTCGCATTCTGGATGCAGGTTGCGGCGTTGGCGGGCCGATGCGGGCTATTGCGGCCCATTCACGGGCTAACGTTGTTGGCATCACAATTAATGAGTATCAGGTGAAACGAGCCCGGATGCACAACAAAAAAGCTGGCCTCGATTCCTTATGCGAAGTTGTTTGCGGCAATTTCCTGCAAATGCCCTTTCCAGACAACAGCTTCGATGGAGCTTATTCAATTGAAGCTACGTGTCACGCTCCTAAGCTTGAAGAAGTGTATAAGGAGATCTACCGGGTAATGAAACCCGGATCCCTTTACGTTTCCTATGAATGGGTCACAACCGAATTGTACAGACCCGAAGACCCGGAACATGTCGAAATTATCCACGGAATTGAAAGGGGTGACGCTTTACCAGGGCTGAGGAGTTACAAGGACATAGCTGAAGTTGCTAAGAAAGTGGGATTTGAGGTAGTGAAAGAGAAAGATTTGGCTAGACCGCCATCGAACCCGTGGTGGACGAGGCTGAAAATGGGGAGAATTGCTTACTGGAGGAACCATATTTTGGTTACGATTCTTGCTTTTCTTGGAATTGCACCAAAAGGTACAGTTGATGTGCACGAGATGTTGTTCGTGACTGCTGATTATTTGTCTAAAGGTGGTGAAAAAGGCATTTTCTCTCCTATGCATATGATTCTCTGCAGAAAACCTGAAGAGTAA